Part of the Lichenicola cladoniae genome is shown below.
GCAGGCGGACGCCATGTCCGCGTCCCACACGAAGGAGATGAGTATGCGCTCAGCAAGCATCGGGTTGTCGGCACTGCTGGCGACCATGGCGGCCGGCACCGTTTCCGCCCAGGCACAGATAGCGAGCCCAACGGTGGTGGCGCCGGCGCAGGCAGGTATCGGTCCGCAGCTCATGCCGACCCGCGATGTCTCGGTGCTCTACAGCGTGCAGCCCGAGGGAGCGCCCGAGCCCGAGCCGGTCCATGTCTACTTTCGTGGCGGCGGCGGTCTGATGCGCGTGGATGGTCCGGCCGGCCAGGACGGCAACAGCCAGGGCCAGATGATCCTCGATCGCGAGGCCAAGATCATGACGGTGGTGCTGAACGGGCCTCGCATCTTTATGCAGATCCCCGAGCAGGAGGAAGTCCGCTCGCCGTTCGTGCTGGATGCCTCGATGCACTTTACCCGCACCGGCACCGGCAGCGTCGCCGGGCTTGCCTGCACGCAGTGGGCGATCGCCACGCCCAAGGGCGGCGCGACCGCCTGCGTGTCGGCGGACGGCGTCGTGCTGAGCGAGTCCGGTGTCGATGGCCAGGGTGCGCGCGGCGAGCTGGTGGCGCAGACGGTGCAGTATGGCCCGCTGGCCGCGGCCCTGTTCGCACCGCCGCCCGGCTACCAGCGCACCGCGCACCCGCAGAATATGGGGGCCGGGATGAACGGCGGACCAGGCCAGGGTGGACCTGCCCTGTCGGGACCCCAGGCCGGCTTCACGCCCCAGGCGGGGGCGGGACCGCAGAACATCGCGCCGGGCAACGTGCAGGGTCAGTGATGGGGCCCCGATGATGGTGAGATCCATCGTGCTGCTGGCGCCGGTTCTGCTGCTTTGGATGGCGGCGGCAGGCCATGCGCAGGCTCCGGACCATCCGTACGTGGTCCCGCAGCACGATGTCGACGTGCTCTATGCGGTTCCGCTTCCGGCTCCGGCCGGGCAAGCCGGCAGCCGGGCCGGGGAACCGGTGAAGGCGATCGAGCAGCGTATGCGGTTTGCCGCCGGCCTGCAGCGGCAGCGGGTCGACCCTCCCGGGCCGGGCACCTACATGATCACCGACTACCGGGCCGGGCAGCTGATCATGGTCCAGCCGGGACAGCGCATCGCCACCTCGATCCCCGCACCGGGCGGTCCGATTGCCACGCCGGGAACACGTGCGACCGGCGACTATACCCGCCTCGGCCCACAGACGATCGCCGGGGTCGGCTGCACCGACTGGCGCACACGCGACGATTCCGGCAACCAGAGCGTGGTCTGCCTGACCGGGGACGGGGTCCTGCTGCGTGCGATGCAGGCGGACCATGTCCTGGTTCAGGCGGTCCGGGTCACCTTCGACCGGCAGGACCCGACGCTGTTCGACGTGCCGGCGGGCTTCAGCCTGCAGCGACCTGCCGCCCGGGCACCCTAGGCAGACTCCCCCCGATCGACCTCAGGCCGGAACAACGTCGGGACGGTTCCTGGGGAAGCGGCCGATCACCGACGGATCGATGTTCAGGTGCTGCGCCACCAGTTGCGGCGGCGCATGGGTCAGCCAGTCAGAGAGGGAAACCTCGGCGTAGCGGTCGGTCTTGAAGATCTCCAGGAACTGCAGTTCGGTCTTGCCGGTGTTTTGGATGTAGTGGCCGAGGCTCTTCTTGACGTAGCCGAGGTCGCCGGGGCGGAAGTCGGCGGTCTGCGCCTTGGGCCCGGTGTTGAACACCGTCATCCGCGCCTCGCCCTTGATGTAGTACTGCCACTCGTCGGCGTTCGGATGCCAGTGCAGCTCGCGCATGCCGCCCGGCTCGACGGTCACCAGGGCCGCTGCGACAGTCTTCGAGATCGGGAAGTTGCGGCTGTCGGCGATCTGCACCCGGCCCCCGGCGGTAACCTTGTTCGGGGTCATCGCCGACAGGTGGAATATCACAGGCTCGGCCCCGGCCACCGCGTCGACCGCCTTGCGATCCTCCGCGAGCGGGCCAGGCTCCTTGCCCTCGAAGATCCACAAATTCGACAGCGGGATATTCTTGAAGGTCTCGGCAGGCACATTGAAGTTCAATGCAAGCACCTCCGGCGGCGTATGCGCCAGCCAGTCGGTCAGCAGCAGCGTGTTGAACTCCGATGCCATGCCGTTGTCGAACGCCAGCAGGAACTCGGCGCCATCCGGCCCGATGCCCTGCAGCGAGTGCGGCAGGCCGGGCGGGAAATACCAGAGGTCGCCGGCGGCGACGTCGTCGATGCTGGGCCGGCCCTGCTCGTCGATCGTGGTGATGCGGCAGTTGCCGGTGAGCATGATCGCCCACTCGGCCTGCTGGTGCCAGTGCATCTCGCGGATGCCGCCGGGCGCCAGCCGCATGTTGACGCCCGAGATGCTTTCCGAGATCGCAAAGTCCGCCTGCGTGACCTCCCGTGCCCAGCCGCCATTCTGGATCCGCCGGTGGGCATTGTTGAACGAGGCCCAGAACAGCGGCATGCCGTCGACATCGGTCGCAGGCGGATCCTGGAACGATGGAAACTGCCCCGCCAGCGCCGGATTTTGCGGTCCCGGATTGGTCAGGCCCGTGGGCGTCGCCAGGGCATTTATCCTGCCTTGTGGCGGCATGTCGGGATTGCCGAAGGAGGCGGCGCGGGCCGCGGTAACTGCGCCGAGGCCGGCGGCAGCTGCAAGCAGGCCGCGGCGAGGGAGAGGGTTCATGGCACTGGTCCCAACAGGTGATTTGTTGTGACCTGTTTATTGGACTTGCCGATTAATCAAACTAAATTTATTGTAAGATCCGATGGACCCTCTCGATCAAAACCTCCTGCGCTCTTTCCTCGCCGTCGCCGGGACACTGCAGTTCACAGCGGCGGCGCGGCAACTCGGTCTCAGCCAGTCGACCGTGAGCGATCATGTCGGCCGCCTGGAAGCGGTGGTCGGCCGGACCCTGCTGTTGCGCAGCACCAGACAGGTGGGGCTGACCGCGGACGGTGTCGCGATGGTCGGCCTCGCGCGGGACATCATCGCGGCGCACGACCGCGCCCTGTCCTATTTCGATCCCACGGTGCTGCGCGGTCCGCTGCGCTTCGGGATCTCGGAGGATCTGGTGCTGTCGCGCCTGCCCGAGATCCTGGGCACCTTCCGGATGAAC
Proteins encoded:
- a CDS encoding oxalate decarboxylase family bicupin — its product is MNPLPRRGLLAAAAGLGAVTAARAASFGNPDMPPQGRINALATPTGLTNPGPQNPALAGQFPSFQDPPATDVDGMPLFWASFNNAHRRIQNGGWAREVTQADFAISESISGVNMRLAPGGIREMHWHQQAEWAIMLTGNCRITTIDEQGRPSIDDVAAGDLWYFPPGLPHSLQGIGPDGAEFLLAFDNGMASEFNTLLLTDWLAHTPPEVLALNFNVPAETFKNIPLSNLWIFEGKEPGPLAEDRKAVDAVAGAEPVIFHLSAMTPNKVTAGGRVQIADSRNFPISKTVAAALVTVEPGGMRELHWHPNADEWQYYIKGEARMTVFNTGPKAQTADFRPGDLGYVKKSLGHYIQNTGKTELQFLEIFKTDRYAEVSLSDWLTHAPPQLVAQHLNIDPSVIGRFPRNRPDVVPA